In the genome of Notamacropus eugenii isolate mMacEug1 chromosome 5, mMacEug1.pri_v2, whole genome shotgun sequence, one region contains:
- the LOC140508542 gene encoding actin-binding protein WASF2 produces the protein MPLVTRNIEPRHLCRQTLPSVTSELECKTNITLANVIRQLGSLSKFAEDIFGEIFTQANTFAFRMSSLAERVDRLQVKVTQLDPKEEEVSLQGINTRKAFKSSTTQDQKLFDRASLPVPVLETYNTCNAPPPLNNLSSYRDDGKEALKFYTDPSYFFDLWKEKMLQDTKDIMKEKRKHRKEKKDNPNRGNVNPRKIKTRKEEWEKLKMGQEFVES, from the coding sequence ATGCCGTTAGTAACGAGGAACATCGAGCCAAGGCACCTGTGCCGTCAGACGTTGCCTAGTGTTACAAGCGAGCTGGAATGCAAGACCAACATCACCCTGGCAAATGTCATTCGACAGCTGGGCAGCCTGAGTAAATTTGCAGAAGACATTTTTGGAGAGATCTTTACCCAGGCAAATACCTTTGCCTTCCGGATGAGCTCTCTAGCTGAGAGGGTTGACCGCCTACAAGTTAAAGTCACTCAGCTGGATCCCAAGGAGGAAGAAGTGTCACTGCAAGGGATTAACACCCGAAAGGCCTTCAAAAGCTCCACCACTCAAGACCAGAAGCTTTTCGACAGGGCCTCACTCCCAGTGCCTGTCCTGGAAACGTATAACACTTGTAATGCTCCTCCACCCCTCAACAATCTATCCTCATACAGAGATGATGGCAAAGAAGCGCTCAAATTCTACACAGACCCATCGTACTTCTTTGATCTTTGGAAGGAGAAGATGCTTCAAGACACTAAGGACAtcatgaaagagaagaggaaacacaggaaagagaagaaggataaTCCTAATAGAGGGAATGTTAATCCAAGAAAAATCAAAACCCGTaaggaagaatgggagaaactgaAGATGGGACAGGAATTTGTGGAGTCCTAG